Within the Calditrichota bacterium genome, the region GGGGACACTGGCCGATCTTAGCTACCAAAATCAACCTACTGTTGTGCGCAACACAATGATTTTACGAAATGTCGCCCAGGGAGGAGTAAGGCCAATGGCTATATCTCGCGGCGACATCAGTTACTGCAACATCGAGGGAGGAAGAAATGCCATAACATCCAACAACCTCACCTGGGGCCCCGGCAACTTCGATGTCGCGCCGATTTTCGCCGATCCCGACGAAGGCGACTACCGGCTTGCTTGGGCGAACTACCCAACCCTTGACGGCACCCGTTCCCCCGGCATCGACGCGGGCGACCCGGCATCGGGCTGGGATACTGACGGCAGCCGCCGCGACATTGGCGCACTGCCCTTCTATCAGCGCGGCGGTGAGATAATTGGCCAGGTCACCCGGCTCTTGGACGGCGCGCCAGTAGCGGGCGCACGGGTTAGATTCGGGGATCAGATTCCTACCACCTCCGGCTTCGACGGTTGGTTTCGCATCCTTAATGCCCTTCCTCGACGTGGAGTGCTTTCTGTAATCGCCACCGGCTATGTTGACTATTTTTCAGATTCACTATTCGTTCCGATTGGCGAGGAGTTGAGTTGGAATCTCTCCCTGCGCCATGCTGAGTTCACCATCGACCGGCGAGCCATCGACTTGACCCTAGAGCCGGGCGATTCTGCAGAGATTGCGCTCGCCGTCCAAAATGGCGGAACCGCACAGTCGAATTGGACCTCAACGATCGTCGAGCGGGGTGTTATTGGGAATCGGCTGGGGGACGAGGTGTTGCGTCTAAATTTGTCAGAGAATTTCAGAAGCGATCGTTTCAGAGGCGTGGCACTGATCGACAGCCTCTTTTATTGTGTCGGTGCACTTGAAGCTGTCAATCCTCCCCGGAAACTCATCTATATTCTGAACCGTCAAGGCGACTTTCTCGAAGTTATGAACCAGCCGGAGAGCCAATCACAATTGGGTATGACTGACCTCGCTTATGGCGGCAGACTGTTGTGGGGAGCACAATTGAACCGCGTCTTTGGCTTCGATCTGAATGGCGCGGGAGTATTCGTAGAGTTCGATGTGACACCGAATCCGGCGCAAGCCGTGGCTTACGATTCCGACCGCGACGAGATTTGGGTGTGCGCTGTTGCCAGCAACATCTTTTGTTACAATCGCGCAGGTGTGCAGCAGAGATCAGTCAACCGCCTGGGACTACGCATCTATGGCTTGGAA harbors:
- a CDS encoding T9SS type A sorting domain-containing protein — translated: MYGAALRFVREANGKVSNSIFMGNQSSSGAVVNAFGYSNDANIILEFDKCVIAGNISTSRYPLIQIWQRSRIEGCTIFDNDLGPGTLADLSYQNQPTVVRNTMILRNVAQGGVRPMAISRGDISYCNIEGGRNAITSNNLTWGPGNFDVAPIFADPDEGDYRLAWANYPTLDGTRSPGIDAGDPASGWDTDGSRRDIGALPFYQRGGEIIGQVTRLLDGAPVAGARVRFGDQIPTTSGFDGWFRILNALPRRGVLSVIATGYVDYFSDSLFVPIGEELSWNLSLRHAEFTIDRRAIDLTLEPGDSAEIALAVQNGGTAQSNWTSTIVERGVIGNRLGDEVLRLNLSENFRSDRFRGVALIDSLFYCVGALEAVNPPRKLIYILNRQGDFLEVMNQPESQSQLGMTDLAYGGRLLWGAQLNRVFGFDLNGAGVFVEFDVTPNPAQAVAYDSDRDEIWVCAVASNIFCYNRAGVQQRSVNRLGLRIYGLEYINDDPDGYCLYALTHQPGCLYKFHSETGDTIRIFGPDPRLGTMQGLHITPGIYPFPSLAGWTIDIRHANQDGDHLVGLHLGTDFRWVTLEPNAGTILAGERINSTLTLSARDLQRGLFEGAVIFRHNAIPFETELPFALRVEPNAAPEGDALPLTFALHPVYPNPFNSRATVTFDLPERAASRILLFDLSGRVVSLIESGPLEAGRHRIALDAANLPSGVYGLRLEDGRRSQSRKVVVLK